GACTGCGATCGCATAACTTCCGCCTTCAGAGTGGCTGTAAGTGGAAAATGTTCGGGCAGCTGAGCTTTTTCTACATTGAATCTCTTCCAGGTCACCGAGTGCAACCAGATGTGGGTGATCGATTCGGGTGTGATTGGAACCACCCAGCGGTGTCCGCCGCAGTTGCTGCAGTTCGATCTGGCTACCGATCGCTTGCTGCATCGCTTCCGCTTCCCGAACGACACATACATCGCGAGTGGATCGCTCTTCATCACGCCAAATGTGCTCGTCCAGGATCCTCCGCCTATGGGAACCTGCAGTCGCACCATGATCTATGTGGCCGATGTGAGCTACCATGGCTTGGTGGTCTACGACCACCAGGCCCAGGCATCCTGGCGGGCTGAGAACCGCTTCATGTATCCCGATCCGGACTACGGCAAGCACACCATAGCAGGCGAGAGCTTCTACCTGATGGACGGCATGTTTGCGCTGAACAACGACAAGCACAATCTGTACTTCCACCCGCTGGCCAGTGCCAGTGAGTACTCCGTGCCACTGAGTGCGTTGAACCGGCAGCAGAACTGGGCCGATGGACCGGAGGCTCTGCCGGAGGAGTTCAGGCTGCTGGGCAGACGGCGGAGCGAGTGCGCCGCGTCCGCCATCGATGGCAGGAACAACGTCTACTGCGTCACCTTCAATCCCGTCAAGCTCTTTGTGTGGAACGTGAACTCGCCCTACAATTCGCGAAACTTTGGCAATCTGCCAGCCAAGTCCGATGAGCTGCAGTTCGTCAGCGGCATGAAGGTGTTGCGAAACCGCGACGGGCAGGAGGAACTCTGGATGCTCTCCAATCGCTACCAGGTTTGATGTTCAGCAGGCTTTTGTGTGCCCCTTAAACTGATTGTTACTATTGTTCCCTTAGAAAATCGCCGCAGGTACACTAAACTCCAAGGAGGTCAACTTCCGCATCCTGCGCCGCAAGCTGGATGATGTCCAGGGCGGCGTCTTCTTTTCCAACGACGAGGATCTAACCAATCGCCTGGTGTTTAGCTAGTGACTACGTAAATCCACTAAAttgatgtatgtaaatattaGTTGTGTTGTGCAGTTCTCTGGGGGATCTTCGCGAATTCCGCCTAAGTGCTAATAACAGCCTATCTCAAATTGTAAAGATTCCGCAAAGCCTAAGAAATATATATGACGTGTAAATATTTACCATCTTGTGGTAATAATTCCcttgaataatttaaattttacgactgcgaaatatttaaatttacttCGCTAGCCAGCCATATAAATGCACATAAAACGATCAAGTTGATTTGAGAAAGCTAACTTTTCGGTTTCAAGCTTTCAAAGAAATGATGACTATAAAAGTTGATAA
This genomic interval from Drosophila mauritiana strain mau12 chromosome 2R, ASM438214v1, whole genome shotgun sequence contains the following:
- the LOC117138556 gene encoding major royal jelly protein 1 produces the protein MVMVPLRILLIASTLTLALGYGVGASGPRPVRTVETLTQWGQLEFGFATAQDRENAQAAGNLVPENGTPIDVQPQYMANGQMRLFTTIPRFVTGIPYTLATVSATQGRNGPLLQPYPNYSWHNANGEDCDRITSAFRVAVTECNQMWVIDSGVIGTTQRCPPQLLQFDLATDRLLHRFRFPNDTYIASGSLFITPNVLVQDPPPMGTCSRTMIYVADVSYHGLVVYDHQAQASWRAENRFMYPDPDYGKHTIAGESFYLMDGMFALNNDKHNLYFHPLASASEYSVPLSALNRQQNWADGPEALPEEFRLLGRRRSECAASAIDGRNNVYCVTFNPVKLFVWNVNSPYNSRNFGNLPAKSDELQFVSGMKVLRNRDGQEELWMLSNRYQKIAAGTLNSKEVNFRILRRKLDDVQGGVFFSNDEDLTNRLVFS